Below is a window of Leifsonia sp. NPDC080035 DNA.
GCGCCGATCAGCGACATGGTGCACGACATCCCCTCGATCATCGCGTACGCGTCGAGCGTGTTCACGCTGCTGCCCGGCGACGTGATCCTCACCGGCACGCCCTCCGGCATCGGGAGGATGACGGCCGGGGACACGGTCGAGGTGGAGATCGACGGGGTCGGCTCGCTGGTGAACCCGGTGCGCGCCGCCAAGTAGGATTGTGACCGGTATGTCAGACAACGCTCCCCACCCCTTCACGACCGCGACCGGCGCCGATGTGCGCGTCCGGTTCTGCCCGTCGCCCACCGGCACCCCGCACGTCGGCCTGATCCGCACCGCCCTGTTCAACTGGGCGTACGCGCGGCACACCGGCGGCAAGCTCATCTTCCGCATCGAGGACACCGATGCGGCCCGCGACAGCGAGGAGAGCTATGCGCAGATCATCGAGGCGCTCACCTGGCTGCGCCTCGACTGGGACGAGGGGATCGACGTCGGCGGTCCGCACGGTCCGTACCGGCAGTCGCAGCGGTACGACGTCTACCGCGAGCTCATCGAGAAGCTGAAGGCCTCGGGACACATCTACGAGAGCTTCGCCACGGGTGAGGAGATCGAGGCGCGCAACGTCTCGCTCGGCCGCGACCCGAAGCTCGGCTACGACAACTTCGAGCGCGACCTGACCGAGGACCAGAAGGCCGCGTACCGCGCAGAGGGACGCGAGCCCGCCCTGCGCCTGCGCGTGCCGGACGACGACCTCAGCTTCGACGACCTGGTGCGCGGGGAGATCACCTTCCCCGCCGGCTCGTTCAGCGACTTCGTCGTCGTGCGCCCGAACGGCCACCCGCTCTATACCTTCGTGAACCCGGTGGACGACGCGCTGATGGGCGTCACGCACGTGCTGCGCGGCGAGGACCTGCTCTCGTCGACGCCCCGGCAGATCGCGCTGTACCACGCGCTCATCGACGCGGGCGTCACCACGTTCGTGCCGCGCTTCGGGCACCTGCCGTACGTGATGGGCGAGGGCAACAAGAAGCTCTCCAAGCGCGACCCGGAGTCCAACCTGTTCCACCACCGCGACCGCGGGTTCATCCCCGAGGGCCTGGTGAACTACCTTGCGCTGCTCGGCTGGTCGCTCAGCCACGACCGCGACGTGTTCTCGATCGAGGAGATGGTCGCGGCGTTCGACGTCGCCGACGTGAACCCGAACCCGGCCCGCTTCGACCAGAAGAAGGCCGAGTCGATCAACGGCGACCACATCCGGCTGCTGGATGTCGCCGACTTCGCCGAGCGCACCGTCCCGTACCTCGTCGCGGCCGGCGTGCTCTCCGAGCCGCTGACCGACGAGCAGCGCGCGACGCTCGACGCGGCCGCCCCGCTCGTCCAGGAGCGCGTGCAGCTGCTCGGCGAGACCCCGGGGATGCTGGGCTTCCTCTTCACCGACGCGGCGTCGCTCGAGCTGCAGGAGGACGCGCTCGCCTCCCTGCCCGCGAACGCCGGCGAGGTGCTCGCCGCCTCCCTCGGAGCCCTGGAGCTCATCCCGGAGGCCGAGTGGACCCACGCGTCGATCGAGGCGGCTCTGCGCGATGCTCTCGTGGAGGTGCTCGGCCTGAAGCCGCGCGTCGCCTTCGGGCCGCTGCGCGTTGCGGTCTCCGGTCGCCGGGTGTCCCCGCCGCTGTTCGAGTCCATGGAGATCCTGGGCAAGACCGAGACCATCGCGCGTCTCGACAGGCTCTCGGCGACGCTCGGGTAGCCGCTCGTGACGGCCGAGACCGAAGTCATCGTCGTCGGCGGAGGCCCCGCGGGGCTGACCGCCGCGCTGAACCTCGCCCGTGCGCGGCGCCGGGTGCTTGTCGTGGACGGCAATCGTCCCCGGCACGCGGCGACGCTCAAAGCTCACGGCTTTCTGACGCGGGACGGCGTCCCGCCGTCGGAGCTGCGCCGGCTCGGCCGCGAGGAGGTCGAGGGCTACGAGTCCGGCCGGGTCACGTTCGCCCAGGTCGACGCGATCGGCGTCGAGGGCGACGGTTTCCGGGTGCGCGGGCGCGGAGTGCGCGGCGCCCCCGATGTGGATGAGCTCGCGCAGACGGTCGTGCTCGCGACCGGCGTGACCGAGGCGATGCCGGCCATCCCGAGTCTGCGCGCCTACTACGGCACTCAGCTGCACAGCTGCGTGGAGTGCGACGGCAACGAGAAGGCGGGCGAGCCGCTCGCGCTGATCGGCGAGACGGCCGACCTGGCCGAGCGCGCGCTGCTGCTCACCCAGTGGACGGACGATCTGATCGTCTTCACGAACGGTGTCGCGCCGGTGAGCGACGACGAGGAGCGGGCCCTGGCCCGGCTCGGCGTGCGCGTGGAGCGGCGGCCGATCGACGACGTGGTGGGGGAGAGGGGCGTCATGACCGGCGTCCGCCTGGCCGACGGCACGGTGGTCCCGCGAGCGGGAGGATTCGTGCGCCCCGTGTGGTCGCCGGCCCTGGGCTTCGCGGACGCGCTCGACCTGGACCGCGACTCCGACGGCTACCTGCTGACGGACGCGCAGGGTCGCACCTCGACGCCCGGCGTGTATGCCGCGGGCGAGACGCGCGCTCCCGGACCGCAGCAACTCGTGGTCGCGGCGGGCTCCGGCGCGGTGGTCGCCGCGGCGGTCAACCGCGACCTCATCGGGATCGCCGTCGACGGCGTGGCCGTTTTGTAGAAGCGGACGCCGATAGGCTAGAGTTGATTCTCGTGCCCGGGCCTTGGCCCGAAGCCCTTGGGGTATGGTGTAATTGGCAACACGGCTGATTCTGGTTCAGTTGTTCTTGGTTCGAGTCCAGGTACCCCAGCAAGAAATTCCAGACGAAACCCCGGTCATCCGCCGGGGTTTTTCGCTGTCCGGGGACGGCTCGCGAACCTCCCGCTACGATCGTGGCGGGAGGGCGCGATGGGGGACCGGACTCGGGGGAGGCGGCCGGTGGCCGGGATGGCCGCAGCCGTGCTGTTGGCGGTGACCGCGGCCCTGTCGGGGTGCTCGGACTCGGGGCTGATCACCGTGCGGAGGTGTCTCCCGTCGCCGCTGGAGGTGACGCCCGCCGTCGCGAGCCCCGGCACGGTCCTCACCGTGTCCTCGGGCGCCGCGGCGTGCGACCTCGGCTACAGGGAGGGACATACGTACACGGTGGAGGTCCTGATGCCGATGCATCGCTCGCCGCAGACGACGATCCGCGTGGGGACGGACGGACGATTCCAGGCCGAGGTGACCGTGCCGGCCGACTTCCCCGCGGGCGACGCCGTCGTGGATGTGCACGGCAGCCCGTACGACGACTGCGACGACGGCGGCGGGTCCTGCGCGGGCTACGCCGCGTACTTCACGATCCGGTGAGGAGATCCTCGGGTCAGCAGCGGTAGCGGGTCGTCCCGCCCATCCCGTTCGACTTCTGGCACCAGCCGTTGTTGTCGCCGCTGCCGGCCCCCACGCTGCCGCCGAGGCCGCCGCCGACGGAGCCGCCGCCGGAGCCCCCGCCCGGTTGCTGCGGAACCGAGCCGCCGCCGTCGCCCGGGCGAGTGGAGCCGTCCGAGTCCCCGCTGCGCGCCGCCTGCTCGGCGGCCGCCTGACGGGCGGCCTCCTCGGCGGCCGCCGCTTCCTCCGCCTTCTTCCGCGCTGCCTCTTCCTCGGCCCTCTTGCGCGCCGCCTCCGCGTCCGCGGCGAGACGGGTCCGCTCCTCGGCCTGGAAGTCGGCGAAGTCGCCGGTGAGGGCGGCGACATCACGGTCGAGCGCTTCGGCCGCGGTGTTCGACGCTCTGGTCGCCGCCGTGATCGCGACGGCGGCATCCCGGTCGGCGCAGGTCGTCGCCCGCTTCGCCTTCGCGAGCGCGTCGCGACCGGTGCTGACGGTGCCGATCAGGTCGGCGCCGCTCGGCCGGGCTGGTTTCGCGGCGACGGCGGCGACGCCGCCGCCGGTGGGAGAGGCCTTCACTTCCGCCCGCGCCGGGCGGTCGGCGTACCGCGTGGTCTTCCAGCCTTCAGTGCCTGGCAGCGCGGTGCTCGCGGCGGCGTCGAGCGCCGCGGCCGCCCGGGCGATCGAGGAGGAGACGGTCGCGGACGCCGCCGCGCTGCCCTTCAGCGCGGCGGAGCACTGCCGAGCGGTCTCCGCCGCGACGGCGTTCGCCACGCTGACGGAGGCGACGGCCCCGCCCGCGATGACGATCGCCGCGGCGATCACGATGGCGATGCGGCGCTTCCGGCTCCGGCTCATCGGTGCACGGCTCATGACGGTTCTCTTCTCCCGGGTCTTCGCGCAGCGCGCGAGCGGCATCGTCGGCGACGCTGCGCCCGACGGAATGAGGCGGCGCACGACGGCGCCCTACCGGTACCTGTCGTCCGCGCGCCGCCGACCGTTAGCGCTCCGCCGTCACGCGGGCCGGGAGGTCAGTGCCACGGCGGCGAGGGCGATCGCCAGCGCGAGCAGCCAGACGAAGGCGATGGAGATCAAGGCGATCAGAACGACAGTGACGGCGAGTTCGATGCTCCGCTCGAACAGCGGGCCCTCGCGCGACGCCCAGCGCACCGCGTAGGCGCGCAGCATCATCCCGGACGTCGCGAAGGGCAGCGCCATCGCGGTCCCGAACCAGGCGGTCATCCCGAAGGTCCCGGTGAGCGCGTTGTACGGCAGCCACGCGAGCGCGAAGGAGGCGGGGCCGATCACCCAGAGCGCGGCGGAGACGAACAGCTGGGCGTGGCCGGTCCACCACACACCGCGGGCGAACCCGGACAGGCCGGCGGGCGGCCGGCGCCGCCACCACCGGGTGGTCGGTGTCCGGTTCCGCACGGCGAGCGGCAGCGTGCTGTCCGGTGTCACTCGATCCCCCTCGTCGGCCGTCGGCTGAGGGGAGGCTAGCAGACGGCGCCGAGCGCAGGCCGCACCTGGTCACCCTCCGATCGCGAACTCGCCGACCCGGGTGGTCCCGTCCGCCTCGAAGACGGGGATGCGGTGCACGACGCCGCGATTCTGCTCCTGCCAGCGCAGCGCGTCCGCGGGGGAGGTGAAGCTCCGGGCGGCAGTGGTGCCGTCGGCGTCCTCGAGGTCGGTGCGGCGCACGAAGCCGTCGCGGCCGTTGGTCGCCGTGACCGCGACGAGGTCCGGTGCCCCGCGGTCGTTGATGGCGCCGTAGGACTGGCCGGAGTCGTTCACGCCCCACGCGGTCGTCTCCGAGGACGCGTACGCGGCGGTGAGCGTCCATCCCGCCCCCTCGCTCGTTGTCACCGTCACCCGGCCGCCGTGGATGGCGGACCGCCCCAGAAAGTACGTCGTCGGCCGGCGGAAATCGTCCGTCCTGGTGCACGTGACGCCGGCGCCGTCGTCGAAGACGAACGTGCCGAGCGAGAGACAGCGGAAGGAGAGCGTGGCTCCTGTCGCGTCCTTCGGCATCGCGCCGAGCTCCACGGATCCGGAGCCGGTGGACGTGACGGTCCGGGACTCCTGGAGCGGTGTGGTCACCTGGGCCCCAGGAGTCGCGAGGAGGCCCGTCGCGGTCGCGGCCGCCGCGCCGCCCACGACGAGGCCGAGCGCCACACCGGCGCCGATCAGCACGCGCCGGTGCGCCAGCGGTGCCGGTCCGGAGCGAATGTGCTCCGTGACGCGGTCCCGGAACGCGTCGGCGAATTCGTCGCTCATCCGTGCGCTGCTCATATCGTCCTGCCTTCGAGGTAGCCGGCCAGGCTGGTCTGGCCGAGGTCGCGCTGCAGCCGCGCTCGGATGCGGTGCAGACGGGTCCGCGCGGCTCCCGGCCGGATGCCGAGAACGGCCGCTGCCTCGGCAACGGGGTGATCCTCCAGCGCGATGAGCGCGAACAGGGCGGCATCCGCCGGCGGCAGCGCGGCCAGCGCGGCGGCGAGTCCCGCATCCATCGTGAGGTCGCCGAGCGCGGTCTCCTCCGCAGACGGGTGGTCGTCGCCGTGCGGGAGCGCATCCAGCAGACGCCGGTGACGCCGGCGCGAGCGCTCCAGGTTCCGGCACACGTTGGTGACCGAGACGAGCAGCCAGGGCAGCACGGACCCGTTCACGCTGCGGACGGCGGAGCGACGCCGCCACAACTCCAGGAACGCCGCGCCGGCGGCGTCCTCGGCGTCGGCGCGGTTGCGCAGCAGCCCGTACGCGTGACGGAACACGCGGTCACGGTGCAGGTCGAAGATGCCGCCGAACGCGTCGGCATCGCCCTGCCCTGCGCGCGACCACAGCGCGGCCTCCGAGCGGTCAGCGTCCCCCATACCCTGCATTGTCCGGGACGCGGCCGAGCGTTACAGCGCCGCGGGTCGCGCGTGGCGTCGATCCGGCCGCGGGGCCGCGGCCGGATCGACGGTCACGGCCGGACGCCGAGGCCCACGCGGTCGACGCGGCGGTGGTAGCGCATCCCGGCCAGGCCGCCGAGGATGGCGCCCACCAGGCTCACGATCGCGACGGCCACCGCGGTGATGATGCCGGTCAGCGTCACCGTGCCCTCGTTCAGCGGGATGCGCGGGAAGCTGTTCAGGTTGCCGAGGATGTTGTACTGGGCACCCAGGATGAGGCTCAGCACGGCGACGACAACGGCGATGATCACCGCCCAGATCCACACCGCGATGCCCTGCCGGGCGCCGTCGAAGCGCGCCATCCTGCCGGCGACGTAGCCGCCGCAGAAGTACGAGATGAAGAGGATGACCACGAGCGCGATCGCGCCCACGAGTCCGACGGTGGCGGCGTTGCGGTTCGCCTGGTTCGCTGCCTCGTCCGCGCTGCCGGTGGCCCCGAGGCCGACGCCGGCGCCGATGGCCGCGACGAGCGCGGTGAGCACCACGGCCATCCCTGTGGCGGTCAGCCAGCCGAAGAAGGCGGAGCCGAACTTCATGCCTCCGAACTCGCGGTGCTCGCGGTCGACGACGTCCGCGGCGACGGCGGGGTCCACCGCGGGGGCGACGGGCACCGCGGCACGGTCGTCGTCGGTGCGGGGGAGCGTTCGGGTGCGGTCGGTGACGGGGCGGTCCGCCACCGGGCGGTCATCGACCGGGCGAGCATCCACCGGGCGTTCGTCGACCGGTCGCGCATCCACCGGGGCGTCCAGCCGATGCTCGGCGGCGGGCGCTTCGTCGACGGGTCGGCCGTCCACGCTGCGGCCGTCGTATGCGGGATCTCCCGATGCGGGCGTTCTGTCGGTCATGTCGTCCCTCTTCCCTCTGTCCGCCGTGCGGGCGGGTCGGTTCGATCTGCGTAGGCAGCGTAGGCGGCCACGAGAGGGGGGCACAGACCGTTGCGCCGGTGGGCGCACGGGGGTAAGCGGTCAGCGCGTGCGGTGGTCCCGATGGTCGCCGTTCTCGTCGCCGTCCGTCTGCCCGTCCGCGTCCGCGCGCAGCGCCGCCGCCTCCTCCACCAGCTTCCGCTCCTTCTCCACCGACTTCTCGCTGACCCGGGTGTCGCGCGGCGGCAGCTGGATGTCCTCCTCCGCGGCGATCCCGGCCTGCAGCTCGCGGCCGCGCTCGGTCTCCGCGTCCAGCTCCGCACCGAACAGCAGCGCCAGGTTCGCGATCCACACCCACAGCAGGAAGACGATCACGCCGGCCAGAGGACCGTATGTCTTCGAGTAGTTCGCGAACGTCGCGACGTACAGCCCGAACAGGAAGGTCGCGATCGCGAGCACCAGGATGGCGACGATCGCCCCCATGCTGATCCACCGGAACTTCGGCTGCTTGGCGTTCGGCGACGCGTAGTAGAGCACCGCGATGATGAGGACGACGACGAACAGCATCACCGGCCACTTCACGATCTCCCAGACCGTCTGCGGCACCGTGCCGAGGCCGAGCGCACCGCCGACCGCGCGGGTGACCGGACCGGAGATCACGAGCATGAGGGCCACCAGAGCGACCAGCACCAGCGAGATGATCGTCACGAGCAGCTGCGCCGGCTTGAGCTTCCAGAACGGCCGGCCCTCGTCCAGGTCGTAGATGCGGTTCATGGCCCGGGAGAAGGCGCCGATGTAGCCGGAGGCCGACCAGATCGCGAGCACGATCCCGAGGACGAGCGCGACACCGGACGCGGGCGAGTTCGCCGCATTCTCGAGCGGGCCCTTCAGCAGGTTCGCCGTCTCTCCCGGCGCCACCTCCTGCAGGATGCGCACCAGGGCGTCCGTCGCCGCCCGACCCTGGCCGATCACACCCAGCAGCGAGACCAGCGCCAGCAGGCCGGGGAAGAGCGACAGCACGGCGAAGTAGGTGAGCGCCGCGGCCAGGTCCGTGCACTTGTCCGTGCTGAACTCGCGGACGGTCCGCTTCAGGACCAGCTTCCAGGAGGGCCGGTGCAGCTCCTTCGGGCTCTCCGGTTTGCGCGGGTCGTCGGGGGAGGGGGCGTCCGCGAGTCTCTCGCTGGCTCCGATGTCGCTCATGCTGTCGCTCCTTGGTGTCGGTGTCCGTGTCCGTGTCGGTGTCCGGAGAATCAGCGACGGCGCGGAGGGAGGGTCACCCTCCTCCGCGCCGTCGTCGGTCGTTCGCTCAGGCGCCGTCCTGCAGACGCCGACCGGCGTCCGCGGCGTCGTCACGCACGTCGCCCGCGCGGTCGGTCGCCTCGGCCTTGACCGTCTCGACCGAGTCCTGTGCGGTCTCCTTGACCGCCTGCACCGCCTCCTGGGCCGGCTCCTTCAGATCGTCGGCGATCTGCTTGCCCACCTCGGCGGCCTCGTGGAGCATCGGTTGCGCCGCATCCTTCGCGGCGGAGGCGAGTTCCTGCTCCTTCTCGCTCGCCGGAATGAGGGAGGCGGCGAGCCAGCCGACGCCGAAGGCGATCAGGCCGACGGCGAGCGGATTGCCCTCCGCCTTCGCCACGACACGGCGACCGGCGTCGGCCGTCGCGTCGGCGGCGTCGCCCAGCCGGTCGCCCGCCGCTTCGCCGAGTGAGCGGTGGCCGCTGTCGTCGGATCCCATCACGCGCTCGCTCAGGGAGTGGAAGGCTCCCTTCACGCGCCGGCTCTGGCGGTGCGCGATCTTGCTCGGCGTGACCTTGTCGGCCAGCGCATCCACGTCGCCGCTCAGGTCGCGGCGTGTGGCTTCGATCTCGGCGCGGATCACATCGGGGTCGTCACTCATCGGTTCTCTCCGTTTCGTTTCAGGGTGTCCGGGATCTCCTTGACCGTCTCGACGGTCCGTGGCATCCCTTGTACGGTCTTCAGCTGCTTGCGGCCGACCAGGTAGAGGATCAGCGCGATGATCGCCCAGATCACGGCGACGATCACGCCGGACCAGGCGTTGCCCACCAGGTAGCCGAGCGCCCACCAGAGGGCGATCGACAGGAAGAACACCGCCATCAGCGCCGCGTAGCCGGCGCCGCCCAGCATCCCCGCGCCCTTGCCTGCGCGGGTGGCGGTCTGCCGCAGCTCCGCCT
It encodes the following:
- a CDS encoding YihY/virulence factor BrkB family protein, translating into MSDIGASERLADAPSPDDPRKPESPKELHRPSWKLVLKRTVREFSTDKCTDLAAALTYFAVLSLFPGLLALVSLLGVIGQGRAATDALVRILQEVAPGETANLLKGPLENAANSPASGVALVLGIVLAIWSASGYIGAFSRAMNRIYDLDEGRPFWKLKPAQLLVTIISLVLVALVALMLVISGPVTRAVGGALGLGTVPQTVWEIVKWPVMLFVVVLIIAVLYYASPNAKQPKFRWISMGAIVAILVLAIATFLFGLYVATFANYSKTYGPLAGVIVFLLWVWIANLALLFGAELDAETERGRELQAGIAAEEDIQLPPRDTRVSEKSVEKERKLVEEAAALRADADGQTDGDENGDHRDHRTR
- the gltX gene encoding glutamate--tRNA ligase, whose translation is MSDNAPHPFTTATGADVRVRFCPSPTGTPHVGLIRTALFNWAYARHTGGKLIFRIEDTDAARDSEESYAQIIEALTWLRLDWDEGIDVGGPHGPYRQSQRYDVYRELIEKLKASGHIYESFATGEEIEARNVSLGRDPKLGYDNFERDLTEDQKAAYRAEGREPALRLRVPDDDLSFDDLVRGEITFPAGSFSDFVVVRPNGHPLYTFVNPVDDALMGVTHVLRGEDLLSSTPRQIALYHALIDAGVTTFVPRFGHLPYVMGEGNKKLSKRDPESNLFHHRDRGFIPEGLVNYLALLGWSLSHDRDVFSIEEMVAAFDVADVNPNPARFDQKKAESINGDHIRLLDVADFAERTVPYLVAAGVLSEPLTDEQRATLDAAAPLVQERVQLLGETPGMLGFLFTDAASLELQEDALASLPANAGEVLAASLGALELIPEAEWTHASIEAALRDALVEVLGLKPRVAFGPLRVAVSGRRVSPPLFESMEILGKTETIARLDRLSATLG
- a CDS encoding NAD(P)/FAD-dependent oxidoreductase — protein: MTAETEVIVVGGGPAGLTAALNLARARRRVLVVDGNRPRHAATLKAHGFLTRDGVPPSELRRLGREEVEGYESGRVTFAQVDAIGVEGDGFRVRGRGVRGAPDVDELAQTVVLATGVTEAMPAIPSLRAYYGTQLHSCVECDGNEKAGEPLALIGETADLAERALLLTQWTDDLIVFTNGVAPVSDDEERALARLGVRVERRPIDDVVGERGVMTGVRLADGTVVPRAGGFVRPVWSPALGFADALDLDRDSDGYLLTDAQGRTSTPGVYAAGETRAPGPQQLVVAAGSGAVVAAAVNRDLIGIAVDGVAVL
- a CDS encoding DUF3618 domain-containing protein, producing MSDDPDVIRAEIEATRRDLSGDVDALADKVTPSKIAHRQSRRVKGAFHSLSERVMGSDDSGHRSLGEAAGDRLGDAADATADAGRRVVAKAEGNPLAVGLIAFGVGWLAASLIPASEKEQELASAAKDAAQPMLHEAAEVGKQIADDLKEPAQEAVQAVKETAQDSVETVKAEATDRAGDVRDDAADAGRRLQDGA
- a CDS encoding sigma-70 family RNA polymerase sigma factor: MGDADRSEAALWSRAGQGDADAFGGIFDLHRDRVFRHAYGLLRNRADAEDAAGAAFLELWRRRSAVRSVNGSVLPWLLVSVTNVCRNLERSRRRHRRLLDALPHGDDHPSAEETALGDLTMDAGLAAALAALPPADAALFALIALEDHPVAEAAAVLGIRPGAARTRLHRIRARLQRDLGQTSLAGYLEGRTI
- a CDS encoding phage holin family protein, with protein sequence MTDEPTPSEERAATTSLGDLLAEVSRDLSTLIRQEMDLAKAELRQTATRAGKGAGMLGGAGYAALMAVFFLSIALWWALGYLVGNAWSGVIVAVIWAIIALILYLVGRKQLKTVQGMPRTVETVKEIPDTLKRNGENR